A window of the Bufo gargarizans isolate SCDJY-AF-19 chromosome 1, ASM1485885v1, whole genome shotgun sequence genome harbors these coding sequences:
- the LOC122921126 gene encoding A-kinase anchor protein 2-like isoform X3: MFRYTAPWQVLCFNMDQGVRRPQIPEDELKLKKDKDQNSANYSQPINIILTNTETMELEVQATEHKGVVLITPDVVTDNQNVLLSTPTNQNGLKGRHESLDSDVAKEIRYLDEVLEASCCDTATDNSFNGSLSSESTVHASTIIVDGSGPCVSVTNECTTPEMDIIAVDRRPLPVVELSESMENMEPIKINGYSKGELKDDHTDVFTYPASPNSSNSSRRSSRDGDNLPKVIKKEAKFELRAFHEEKKPSKLFEDLNEKEHYRVKKVRPSEEVIELEKERIELIKSQAVKKNPSIATKWWNPPQEKTIEEQLDSEHLESHLKYKERKQKQQQGTSPPAFKSNPPTFVPTETISVNKEDIVTEQIDFSAARKQFLNIENASQTNIKGPPKRSVAPNLFSVKPFYKVNQTNKPQSSVIVTSASSSSVEMVRPDEISLVKVEKVDGTSEDQSSAEQSRKKSSAEDPDFENATTTFTIVKDDDIDISDRFVKSVTVSSLPEELDSGLDDLSIKSQDTTVMETLSNDFSMDNISDSGASNETINTLHDHSLGEFSQPQTPLKDTLSDYSIEGVSKSFSDQGFYSPSSMLNDSVVSDDQLEYQAGIFVHNVIQHALAEKVGLADCGKQDCLIEKIDETKEMPEGQKVIVSDTTRPLSPERKDDNLFEPPQVSSPVQDTGVTVTPKIPEQLKTHQVKALEPLPIPPVMDEDPIEENKHESYFSKYSQAAELRSTASILATQEPEITVGPFKLRSKKQRTLSMIEEEIRAAQEREQELKKQRQRQSLQGPPSPSSKNAPVVSTRTASYKTAPGKIEKVKSSPSLKVESFPEQSDPQLEDATGSQRPKTLMQTLMDDYESHKSP; this comes from the exons agACCACAGATCCCAGAGGATGAACTTAAGCTGAAGAAGGATAAAGATCAAAACAGTGCCAATTATTCACAACCTATAAATATCATTCTAACCAATACTGAAACTATGGAGTTGGAGGTCCAGGCCACAGAGCATAAAGGAGTTGTGTTAATTACCCCAGATGTTGTAACAGACAATCAAAATGTTCTACTGTCTACACCAACAAACCAGAATGGACTTAAAGGCAGACATGAATCATTAGATAGCGACGTTGCAAAAGAGATAAGATATTTAGATGAAGTTCTGGAAGCCAGCTGTTGTGATACTGCAACAGATAACTCTTTCAATGGATCCCTTTCTTCTGAATCAACAGTTCATGCTTCTACGATAATTGTGGATGGCTCAGGTCCTTGTGTCAGTGTTACAAATGAATGTACCACTCCTGAAATGGATATAATAGCAGTGGACCGTAGACCCCTGCCAGTTGTGGAATTAAGTGAATCTATGGAGAACATGGAACCAATTAAAATTAATGGTTACTCCAAAGGGGAATTGAAAGATGATCACACTGATGTATTTACATATCCAGCTAGCCCAAATTCTTCAAACAGTTCACGGAGGTCATCTAGGGATGGTGACAATCTACCAAAGGTTATTAAAAAGGAAGCAAAGTTTGAGCTTCGAGCATTTCATGAGGAAAAAAAGCCATCAAAATTATTTGAAGATCTAAATGAGAAGGAACACTACAGAGTTAAGAAAGTAAGGCCTTCAGAGGAAGTTATTGAACTAGAAAAGGAAAGAATTGAACTGATCAAAAGTCAAGCTGTGAAAAAGAATCCCAGCATTGCAACCAAGTGGTGGAATCCACCACAGGAAAAAACCATAGAGGAACAACTAGATTCTGAGCATCTGGAATCACATCTGAAATATAAAGAGAGGAAACAAAAACAGCAACAAGGAACATCTCCACCAGCTTTTAAAAGTAACCCTCCGACATTTGTACCTACAGAGACAATTTCTGTCAACAAGGAAGACATTGTTACTGAGCAAATAGACTTCTCAGCTGCAAGGAAACAGTTTTTGAACATAGAAAATGCAAGCCAGACTAATATAAAAGGACCACCAAAAAGATCTGTTGCaccaaatcttttttcagtgaagCCATTCTATAAAGTGAACCAAACCAATAAACCTCAGTCATCTGTCATTGTGACTAGCGCATCAAGTTCATCTGTTGAAATGGTCAGACCTGATGAGATTTCATTGGTGAAAGTGGAAAAAGTGGACGGCACTTCTGAGGACCAATCATCAGCAGAGCAATCTAGGAAAAAATCATCAGCAGAAGACCCTGATTTTGAAAATGCCACAACAACatttacaatagtaaaagatgatGACATTGATATTTCAGACCGTTTTGTAAAGTCAGTGACTGTATCTTCTCTGCCAGAGGAGCTGGACTCCGGTTTAGATGATTTGTCCATTAAATCTCAGGACACTACAGTCATGGAAACACTTTCAAATGATTTTAGTATGGACAACATCAGTGACAGTGGGGCATCAAATGAAACTATTAATACCCTACATGACCATTCACTAGGAGAATTTTCACAACCCCAAACACCCCTTAAGGACACCCTATCTGATTACTCAATAGAAGGGGTCTCCAAATCATTTAGTGATCAAGGTTTTTATTCTCCATCATCCATGCTGAATGACTCTGTTGTTTCAGATGATCAATTGGAATACCAAGCTGGTATATTTGTACATAATGTAATCCAGCATGCTCTTGCTGAAAAAGTAGGCTTGGCAGACTGTGGAAAACAAGATTGCTTGATAGAGAAGATTGATGAAACCAAAGAGATGCCAGAAGGACAAAAAGTGATAGTAAGTGATACTACAAGACCACTAAGCCCGGAGAGGAAGGATGACAATTTATTTGAGCCACCTCAGGTTTCTTCACCAGTGCAAGACACAGGAGTTACAGTGACACCAAAGATTCCAGAGCAACTTAAAACCCATCAAGTTAAAGCTTTAGAACCTTTACCTATTCCACCTGTAATGGATGAAGATCCTATTGAAGAAAACAAGCATGAAAGTTACTTCAGCAAGTACTCCCAAGCTGCTGAACTAAGAAGCACTGCTTCCATCTTGGCAACACAAGAACCTGAGATAACAGTAGGACCTTTTAAATTGAGATCAAAGAAGCAGAGAACACTGTCAATGATTGAAGAGGAGATACGAGCTGCACAAGAAAGAGAACAGGAATTGAAAAAGCAGAGACAGAGACAAAGCTTGCAAGGTCCACCAAGTCCATCAAGCAAAAATGCCCCTGTAGTGTCAACAAGAACAGCATCCTACAAAACTGCACCAG GTAAAATAGAGAAAGTCAAATCGTCACCTTCGCTGAAAGTAGAAAGCTTCCCTGAACAAAGTGATCCACAGCTCGAAGATGCCACAGGATCCCAACGTCCTAAAACTCTCATGCAAACACTCATGGACGATTATGAGAGCCATAAAA
- the LOC122921126 gene encoding A-kinase anchor protein 2-like isoform X1 — protein sequence MFRYTAPWQVLCFNMDQGVRRPQIPEDELKLKKDKDQNSANYSQPINIILTNTETMELEVQATEHKGVVLITPDVVTDNQNVLLSTPTNQNGLKGRHESLDSDVAKEIRYLDEVLEASCCDTATDNSFNGSLSSESTVHASTIIVDGSGPCVSVTNECTTPEMDIIAVDRRPLPVVELSESMENMEPIKINGYSKGELKDDHTDVFTYPASPNSSNSSRRSSRDGDNLPKVIKKEAKFELRAFHEEKKPSKLFEDLNEKEHYRVKKVRPSEEVIELEKERIELIKSQAVKKNPSIATKWWNPPQEKTIEEQLDSEHLESHLKYKERKQKQQQGTSPPAFKSNPPTFVPTETISVNKEDIVTEQIDFSAARKQFLNIENASQTNIKGPPKRSVAPNLFSVKPFYKVNQTNKPQSSVIVTSASSSSVEMVRPDEISLVKVEKVDGTSEDQSSAEQSRKKSSAEDPDFENATTTFTIVKDDDIDISDRFVKSVTVSSLPEELDSGLDDLSIKSQDTTVMETLSNDFSMDNISDSGASNETINTLHDHSLGEFSQPQTPLKDTLSDYSIEGVSKSFSDQGFYSPSSMLNDSVVSDDQLEYQAGIFVHNVIQHALAEKVGLADCGKQDCLIEKIDETKEMPEGQKVIVSDTTRPLSPERKDDNLFEPPQVSSPVQDTGVTVTPKIPEQLKTHQVKALEPLPIPPVMDEDPIEENKHESYFSKYSQAAELRSTASILATQEPEITVGPFKLRSKKQRTLSMIEEEIRAAQEREQELKKQRQRQSLQGPPSPSSKNAPVVSTRTASYKTAPGKIEKVKSSPSLKVESFPEQSDPQLEDATGSQRPKTLMQTLMDDYESHKSKRRDRVDDSSYTCKLLSYRVTTEVLEAVRVGRRKSALALRWEAGIYANRDEDE from the exons agACCACAGATCCCAGAGGATGAACTTAAGCTGAAGAAGGATAAAGATCAAAACAGTGCCAATTATTCACAACCTATAAATATCATTCTAACCAATACTGAAACTATGGAGTTGGAGGTCCAGGCCACAGAGCATAAAGGAGTTGTGTTAATTACCCCAGATGTTGTAACAGACAATCAAAATGTTCTACTGTCTACACCAACAAACCAGAATGGACTTAAAGGCAGACATGAATCATTAGATAGCGACGTTGCAAAAGAGATAAGATATTTAGATGAAGTTCTGGAAGCCAGCTGTTGTGATACTGCAACAGATAACTCTTTCAATGGATCCCTTTCTTCTGAATCAACAGTTCATGCTTCTACGATAATTGTGGATGGCTCAGGTCCTTGTGTCAGTGTTACAAATGAATGTACCACTCCTGAAATGGATATAATAGCAGTGGACCGTAGACCCCTGCCAGTTGTGGAATTAAGTGAATCTATGGAGAACATGGAACCAATTAAAATTAATGGTTACTCCAAAGGGGAATTGAAAGATGATCACACTGATGTATTTACATATCCAGCTAGCCCAAATTCTTCAAACAGTTCACGGAGGTCATCTAGGGATGGTGACAATCTACCAAAGGTTATTAAAAAGGAAGCAAAGTTTGAGCTTCGAGCATTTCATGAGGAAAAAAAGCCATCAAAATTATTTGAAGATCTAAATGAGAAGGAACACTACAGAGTTAAGAAAGTAAGGCCTTCAGAGGAAGTTATTGAACTAGAAAAGGAAAGAATTGAACTGATCAAAAGTCAAGCTGTGAAAAAGAATCCCAGCATTGCAACCAAGTGGTGGAATCCACCACAGGAAAAAACCATAGAGGAACAACTAGATTCTGAGCATCTGGAATCACATCTGAAATATAAAGAGAGGAAACAAAAACAGCAACAAGGAACATCTCCACCAGCTTTTAAAAGTAACCCTCCGACATTTGTACCTACAGAGACAATTTCTGTCAACAAGGAAGACATTGTTACTGAGCAAATAGACTTCTCAGCTGCAAGGAAACAGTTTTTGAACATAGAAAATGCAAGCCAGACTAATATAAAAGGACCACCAAAAAGATCTGTTGCaccaaatcttttttcagtgaagCCATTCTATAAAGTGAACCAAACCAATAAACCTCAGTCATCTGTCATTGTGACTAGCGCATCAAGTTCATCTGTTGAAATGGTCAGACCTGATGAGATTTCATTGGTGAAAGTGGAAAAAGTGGACGGCACTTCTGAGGACCAATCATCAGCAGAGCAATCTAGGAAAAAATCATCAGCAGAAGACCCTGATTTTGAAAATGCCACAACAACatttacaatagtaaaagatgatGACATTGATATTTCAGACCGTTTTGTAAAGTCAGTGACTGTATCTTCTCTGCCAGAGGAGCTGGACTCCGGTTTAGATGATTTGTCCATTAAATCTCAGGACACTACAGTCATGGAAACACTTTCAAATGATTTTAGTATGGACAACATCAGTGACAGTGGGGCATCAAATGAAACTATTAATACCCTACATGACCATTCACTAGGAGAATTTTCACAACCCCAAACACCCCTTAAGGACACCCTATCTGATTACTCAATAGAAGGGGTCTCCAAATCATTTAGTGATCAAGGTTTTTATTCTCCATCATCCATGCTGAATGACTCTGTTGTTTCAGATGATCAATTGGAATACCAAGCTGGTATATTTGTACATAATGTAATCCAGCATGCTCTTGCTGAAAAAGTAGGCTTGGCAGACTGTGGAAAACAAGATTGCTTGATAGAGAAGATTGATGAAACCAAAGAGATGCCAGAAGGACAAAAAGTGATAGTAAGTGATACTACAAGACCACTAAGCCCGGAGAGGAAGGATGACAATTTATTTGAGCCACCTCAGGTTTCTTCACCAGTGCAAGACACAGGAGTTACAGTGACACCAAAGATTCCAGAGCAACTTAAAACCCATCAAGTTAAAGCTTTAGAACCTTTACCTATTCCACCTGTAATGGATGAAGATCCTATTGAAGAAAACAAGCATGAAAGTTACTTCAGCAAGTACTCCCAAGCTGCTGAACTAAGAAGCACTGCTTCCATCTTGGCAACACAAGAACCTGAGATAACAGTAGGACCTTTTAAATTGAGATCAAAGAAGCAGAGAACACTGTCAATGATTGAAGAGGAGATACGAGCTGCACAAGAAAGAGAACAGGAATTGAAAAAGCAGAGACAGAGACAAAGCTTGCAAGGTCCACCAAGTCCATCAAGCAAAAATGCCCCTGTAGTGTCAACAAGAACAGCATCCTACAAAACTGCACCAG GTAAAATAGAGAAAGTCAAATCGTCACCTTCGCTGAAAGTAGAAAGCTTCCCTGAACAAAGTGATCCACAGCTCGAAGATGCCACAGGATCCCAACGTCCTAAAACTCTCATGCAAACACTCATGGACGATTATGAGAGCCATAAAAGTAAGAGACGTGACCGAGTGGATGATTCTAGT TACACCTGTAAATTACTGTCTTACAGAGTGACTACTGAG
- the LOC122921126 gene encoding A-kinase anchor protein 2-like isoform X2, with product MFRYTAPWQVLCFNMDQGVRRPQIPEDELKLKKDKDQNSANYSQPINIILTNTETMELEVQATEHKGVVLITPDVVTDNQNVLLSTPTNQNGLKGRHESLDSDVAKEIRYLDEVLEASCCDTATDNSFNGSLSSESTVHASTIIVDGSGPCVSVTNECTTPEMDIIAVDRRPLPVVELSESMENMEPIKINGYSKGELKDDHTDVFTYPASPNSSNSSRRSSRDGDNLPKVIKKEAKFELRAFHEEKKPSKLFEDLNEKEHYRVKKVRPSEEVIELEKERIELIKSQAVKKNPSIATKWWNPPQEKTIEEQLDSEHLESHLKYKERKQKQQQGTSPPAFKSNPPTFVPTETISVNKEDIVTEQIDFSAARKQFLNIENASQTNIKGPPKRSVAPNLFSVKPFYKVNQTNKPQSSVIVTSASSSSVEMVRPDEISLVKVEKVDGTSEDQSSAEQSRKKSSAEDPDFENATTTFTIVKDDDIDISDRFVKSVTVSSLPEELDSGLDDLSIKSQDTTVMETLSNDFSMDNISDSGASNETINTLHDHSLGEFSQPQTPLKDTLSDYSIEGVSKSFSDQGFYSPSSMLNDSVVSDDQLEYQAGIFVHNVIQHALAEKVGLADCGKQDCLIEKIDETKEMPEGQKVIVSDTTRPLSPERKDDNLFEPPQVSSPVQDTGVTVTPKIPEQLKTHQVKALEPLPIPPVMDEDPIEENKHESYFSKYSQAAELRSTASILATQEPEITVGPFKLRSKKQRTLSMIEEEIRAAQEREQELKKQRQRQSLQGPPSPSSKNAPVVSTRTASYKTAPGKIEKVKSSPSLKVESFPEQSDPQLEDATGSQRPKTLMQTLMDDYESHKSKRRDRVDDSSVLEAVRVGRRKSALALRWEAGIYANRDEDE from the exons agACCACAGATCCCAGAGGATGAACTTAAGCTGAAGAAGGATAAAGATCAAAACAGTGCCAATTATTCACAACCTATAAATATCATTCTAACCAATACTGAAACTATGGAGTTGGAGGTCCAGGCCACAGAGCATAAAGGAGTTGTGTTAATTACCCCAGATGTTGTAACAGACAATCAAAATGTTCTACTGTCTACACCAACAAACCAGAATGGACTTAAAGGCAGACATGAATCATTAGATAGCGACGTTGCAAAAGAGATAAGATATTTAGATGAAGTTCTGGAAGCCAGCTGTTGTGATACTGCAACAGATAACTCTTTCAATGGATCCCTTTCTTCTGAATCAACAGTTCATGCTTCTACGATAATTGTGGATGGCTCAGGTCCTTGTGTCAGTGTTACAAATGAATGTACCACTCCTGAAATGGATATAATAGCAGTGGACCGTAGACCCCTGCCAGTTGTGGAATTAAGTGAATCTATGGAGAACATGGAACCAATTAAAATTAATGGTTACTCCAAAGGGGAATTGAAAGATGATCACACTGATGTATTTACATATCCAGCTAGCCCAAATTCTTCAAACAGTTCACGGAGGTCATCTAGGGATGGTGACAATCTACCAAAGGTTATTAAAAAGGAAGCAAAGTTTGAGCTTCGAGCATTTCATGAGGAAAAAAAGCCATCAAAATTATTTGAAGATCTAAATGAGAAGGAACACTACAGAGTTAAGAAAGTAAGGCCTTCAGAGGAAGTTATTGAACTAGAAAAGGAAAGAATTGAACTGATCAAAAGTCAAGCTGTGAAAAAGAATCCCAGCATTGCAACCAAGTGGTGGAATCCACCACAGGAAAAAACCATAGAGGAACAACTAGATTCTGAGCATCTGGAATCACATCTGAAATATAAAGAGAGGAAACAAAAACAGCAACAAGGAACATCTCCACCAGCTTTTAAAAGTAACCCTCCGACATTTGTACCTACAGAGACAATTTCTGTCAACAAGGAAGACATTGTTACTGAGCAAATAGACTTCTCAGCTGCAAGGAAACAGTTTTTGAACATAGAAAATGCAAGCCAGACTAATATAAAAGGACCACCAAAAAGATCTGTTGCaccaaatcttttttcagtgaagCCATTCTATAAAGTGAACCAAACCAATAAACCTCAGTCATCTGTCATTGTGACTAGCGCATCAAGTTCATCTGTTGAAATGGTCAGACCTGATGAGATTTCATTGGTGAAAGTGGAAAAAGTGGACGGCACTTCTGAGGACCAATCATCAGCAGAGCAATCTAGGAAAAAATCATCAGCAGAAGACCCTGATTTTGAAAATGCCACAACAACatttacaatagtaaaagatgatGACATTGATATTTCAGACCGTTTTGTAAAGTCAGTGACTGTATCTTCTCTGCCAGAGGAGCTGGACTCCGGTTTAGATGATTTGTCCATTAAATCTCAGGACACTACAGTCATGGAAACACTTTCAAATGATTTTAGTATGGACAACATCAGTGACAGTGGGGCATCAAATGAAACTATTAATACCCTACATGACCATTCACTAGGAGAATTTTCACAACCCCAAACACCCCTTAAGGACACCCTATCTGATTACTCAATAGAAGGGGTCTCCAAATCATTTAGTGATCAAGGTTTTTATTCTCCATCATCCATGCTGAATGACTCTGTTGTTTCAGATGATCAATTGGAATACCAAGCTGGTATATTTGTACATAATGTAATCCAGCATGCTCTTGCTGAAAAAGTAGGCTTGGCAGACTGTGGAAAACAAGATTGCTTGATAGAGAAGATTGATGAAACCAAAGAGATGCCAGAAGGACAAAAAGTGATAGTAAGTGATACTACAAGACCACTAAGCCCGGAGAGGAAGGATGACAATTTATTTGAGCCACCTCAGGTTTCTTCACCAGTGCAAGACACAGGAGTTACAGTGACACCAAAGATTCCAGAGCAACTTAAAACCCATCAAGTTAAAGCTTTAGAACCTTTACCTATTCCACCTGTAATGGATGAAGATCCTATTGAAGAAAACAAGCATGAAAGTTACTTCAGCAAGTACTCCCAAGCTGCTGAACTAAGAAGCACTGCTTCCATCTTGGCAACACAAGAACCTGAGATAACAGTAGGACCTTTTAAATTGAGATCAAAGAAGCAGAGAACACTGTCAATGATTGAAGAGGAGATACGAGCTGCACAAGAAAGAGAACAGGAATTGAAAAAGCAGAGACAGAGACAAAGCTTGCAAGGTCCACCAAGTCCATCAAGCAAAAATGCCCCTGTAGTGTCAACAAGAACAGCATCCTACAAAACTGCACCAG GTAAAATAGAGAAAGTCAAATCGTCACCTTCGCTGAAAGTAGAAAGCTTCCCTGAACAAAGTGATCCACAGCTCGAAGATGCCACAGGATCCCAACGTCCTAAAACTCTCATGCAAACACTCATGGACGATTATGAGAGCCATAAAAGTAAGAGACGTGACCGAGTGGATGATTCTAGT
- the LOC122921126 gene encoding A-kinase anchor protein 2-like isoform X4, whose protein sequence is MELEVQATEHKGVVLITPDVVTDNQNVLLSTPTNQNGLKGRHESLDSDVAKEIRYLDEVLEASCCDTATDNSFNGSLSSESTVHASTIIVDGSGPCVSVTNECTTPEMDIIAVDRRPLPVVELSESMENMEPIKINGYSKGELKDDHTDVFTYPASPNSSNSSRRSSRDGDNLPKVIKKEAKFELRAFHEEKKPSKLFEDLNEKEHYRVKKVRPSEEVIELEKERIELIKSQAVKKNPSIATKWWNPPQEKTIEEQLDSEHLESHLKYKERKQKQQQGTSPPAFKSNPPTFVPTETISVNKEDIVTEQIDFSAARKQFLNIENASQTNIKGPPKRSVAPNLFSVKPFYKVNQTNKPQSSVIVTSASSSSVEMVRPDEISLVKVEKVDGTSEDQSSAEQSRKKSSAEDPDFENATTTFTIVKDDDIDISDRFVKSVTVSSLPEELDSGLDDLSIKSQDTTVMETLSNDFSMDNISDSGASNETINTLHDHSLGEFSQPQTPLKDTLSDYSIEGVSKSFSDQGFYSPSSMLNDSVVSDDQLEYQAGIFVHNVIQHALAEKVGLADCGKQDCLIEKIDETKEMPEGQKVIVSDTTRPLSPERKDDNLFEPPQVSSPVQDTGVTVTPKIPEQLKTHQVKALEPLPIPPVMDEDPIEENKHESYFSKYSQAAELRSTASILATQEPEITVGPFKLRSKKQRTLSMIEEEIRAAQEREQELKKQRQRQSLQGPPSPSSKNAPVVSTRTASYKTAPGKIEKVKSSPSLKVESFPEQSDPQLEDATGSQRPKTLMQTLMDDYESHKSKRRDRVDDSSYTCKLLSYRVTTEVLEAVRVGRRKSALALRWEAGIYANRDEDE, encoded by the exons ATGGAGTTGGAGGTCCAGGCCACAGAGCATAAAGGAGTTGTGTTAATTACCCCAGATGTTGTAACAGACAATCAAAATGTTCTACTGTCTACACCAACAAACCAGAATGGACTTAAAGGCAGACATGAATCATTAGATAGCGACGTTGCAAAAGAGATAAGATATTTAGATGAAGTTCTGGAAGCCAGCTGTTGTGATACTGCAACAGATAACTCTTTCAATGGATCCCTTTCTTCTGAATCAACAGTTCATGCTTCTACGATAATTGTGGATGGCTCAGGTCCTTGTGTCAGTGTTACAAATGAATGTACCACTCCTGAAATGGATATAATAGCAGTGGACCGTAGACCCCTGCCAGTTGTGGAATTAAGTGAATCTATGGAGAACATGGAACCAATTAAAATTAATGGTTACTCCAAAGGGGAATTGAAAGATGATCACACTGATGTATTTACATATCCAGCTAGCCCAAATTCTTCAAACAGTTCACGGAGGTCATCTAGGGATGGTGACAATCTACCAAAGGTTATTAAAAAGGAAGCAAAGTTTGAGCTTCGAGCATTTCATGAGGAAAAAAAGCCATCAAAATTATTTGAAGATCTAAATGAGAAGGAACACTACAGAGTTAAGAAAGTAAGGCCTTCAGAGGAAGTTATTGAACTAGAAAAGGAAAGAATTGAACTGATCAAAAGTCAAGCTGTGAAAAAGAATCCCAGCATTGCAACCAAGTGGTGGAATCCACCACAGGAAAAAACCATAGAGGAACAACTAGATTCTGAGCATCTGGAATCACATCTGAAATATAAAGAGAGGAAACAAAAACAGCAACAAGGAACATCTCCACCAGCTTTTAAAAGTAACCCTCCGACATTTGTACCTACAGAGACAATTTCTGTCAACAAGGAAGACATTGTTACTGAGCAAATAGACTTCTCAGCTGCAAGGAAACAGTTTTTGAACATAGAAAATGCAAGCCAGACTAATATAAAAGGACCACCAAAAAGATCTGTTGCaccaaatcttttttcagtgaagCCATTCTATAAAGTGAACCAAACCAATAAACCTCAGTCATCTGTCATTGTGACTAGCGCATCAAGTTCATCTGTTGAAATGGTCAGACCTGATGAGATTTCATTGGTGAAAGTGGAAAAAGTGGACGGCACTTCTGAGGACCAATCATCAGCAGAGCAATCTAGGAAAAAATCATCAGCAGAAGACCCTGATTTTGAAAATGCCACAACAACatttacaatagtaaaagatgatGACATTGATATTTCAGACCGTTTTGTAAAGTCAGTGACTGTATCTTCTCTGCCAGAGGAGCTGGACTCCGGTTTAGATGATTTGTCCATTAAATCTCAGGACACTACAGTCATGGAAACACTTTCAAATGATTTTAGTATGGACAACATCAGTGACAGTGGGGCATCAAATGAAACTATTAATACCCTACATGACCATTCACTAGGAGAATTTTCACAACCCCAAACACCCCTTAAGGACACCCTATCTGATTACTCAATAGAAGGGGTCTCCAAATCATTTAGTGATCAAGGTTTTTATTCTCCATCATCCATGCTGAATGACTCTGTTGTTTCAGATGATCAATTGGAATACCAAGCTGGTATATTTGTACATAATGTAATCCAGCATGCTCTTGCTGAAAAAGTAGGCTTGGCAGACTGTGGAAAACAAGATTGCTTGATAGAGAAGATTGATGAAACCAAAGAGATGCCAGAAGGACAAAAAGTGATAGTAAGTGATACTACAAGACCACTAAGCCCGGAGAGGAAGGATGACAATTTATTTGAGCCACCTCAGGTTTCTTCACCAGTGCAAGACACAGGAGTTACAGTGACACCAAAGATTCCAGAGCAACTTAAAACCCATCAAGTTAAAGCTTTAGAACCTTTACCTATTCCACCTGTAATGGATGAAGATCCTATTGAAGAAAACAAGCATGAAAGTTACTTCAGCAAGTACTCCCAAGCTGCTGAACTAAGAAGCACTGCTTCCATCTTGGCAACACAAGAACCTGAGATAACAGTAGGACCTTTTAAATTGAGATCAAAGAAGCAGAGAACACTGTCAATGATTGAAGAGGAGATACGAGCTGCACAAGAAAGAGAACAGGAATTGAAAAAGCAGAGACAGAGACAAAGCTTGCAAGGTCCACCAAGTCCATCAAGCAAAAATGCCCCTGTAGTGTCAACAAGAACAGCATCCTACAAAACTGCACCAG GTAAAATAGAGAAAGTCAAATCGTCACCTTCGCTGAAAGTAGAAAGCTTCCCTGAACAAAGTGATCCACAGCTCGAAGATGCCACAGGATCCCAACGTCCTAAAACTCTCATGCAAACACTCATGGACGATTATGAGAGCCATAAAAGTAAGAGACGTGACCGAGTGGATGATTCTAGT TACACCTGTAAATTACTGTCTTACAGAGTGACTACTGAG